In Silene latifolia isolate original U9 population chromosome 6, ASM4854445v1, whole genome shotgun sequence, the genomic window CCGCATTCTTCATAGTATTCCGAGCTCCAGGTAAGTCATTGGCATCGGCCTTTTTTCTAGCCTCTTCAATTGCAGCAGCAGTATCTCCACGCGCCTTCTCGTTGACCACCTCCACTGGGTCTTCCGTCACTGGCGACCTTGTGCGGGTCACTGTAGCTGCTATAGGAGGAGATCTAAACAAACGCCCTCCGCCGCTTGGCCTGCACGCAATACCACTTATCTAAGGCATTGTTACACAGTTGTTAATAGGAAAATAGAGGAATTTTTTGGATAATGAGTGTttattagtaaattaattaggTAATTAACATTCGTTTGAAACTATTTTGGTTCATACTGTCCACGTCAtcacttgtatttttttttttcgtgtttttaTATGAAGCCACTAAGATAGTTAGCGGTTTTAGTCGTTCTTATTTTTCAAAACAAGACTAATAAACTTTGGGGGGAAGTCGCTTATAACTTTGGCGGCTTTCAtggttagatttttttttttttttttttaaaaaatgatgACGTGGACATTATGAACCAAAATAGTTTCAAACGAACactaattacgtaattaatttactaataaacactaattatccaaaaaattcaaaatagaGGGAGTAAAAGGTACGTGTAAGAGAAGGCGATTTTGAGGATATCCATTGCTGTCCGATCTTCAACAGCAGGAAGACTAAGAAACACGGTGGTGCTCCGTTTCTCTCGGTTGTAGAGATTCCCAAATGAAATCGTAATGCATTCATTAACACGGTCCCGATCATAACTCCCTGCGGACACTTTCGTGGATTTCGATTCCTTTTGGGTGATGGTCAGCTTCAAGTCTTGTACCATCACGCTGAGGAGCCCCGCCAGACAAGATGAAAAGGCGATATTCAAACTCGCTGACTCTGATCCTTCCACATCTGCAATCGAATAAGTTCCCTTGTCGCTTCTGCTTGCTATATTTTGAAGCAGCTTTACAGGAAGAAATACAATGTCAATTCCATATTATAAATTGATTTTAATATGCTGTTAACCAAATACTAAAATTgacatattgattggtcaaacatgctaaaattGACATATTACCTGGCTATCATGATCCCTACCGAGACCGAAAGTGTATACAGGGACGCTTGAGACGTCAACAGTAGAAGGGCAATCTTGTCCATCGGACATAAGCATGATAGCGGTTGTACGACCGTCACGGTGTCTACGCTGGGCCAACACACTTAACGCTGTCTCCAGGCCTGATGAGATATTTGTGCCACCATCAGCATCTAACTCATCGATTAGTTTCTCAATTTTGTCTTGCCCATTTTTGTTCATCCCAGTCAATGGGCACAATCTCTTCGCATCCGATTCGAATGTGACGATCGACAAACGATCAATCGGGTCCAGTTTCTTCAGCAAGAACTTCATTGATGTTTTCAGCTTGTCCAACTTATCCCCCCACATACTTCCACTCACGTCCAATACCGCGACTATATCAACACCACCTCTAAATTTTATTATATTAAAAACAGAATCtttcgcatagttgagatatgctaagcagATTCtgcttgagaccatccactagatagacatcactgattgcgtgtgatttataaattccaactttgcccacaccaatcactttacccttATTTTTGTCCCCAAATGCCACCTTTCCTCCGTTGaaaggcttgagtgaaagaaacaaattcttatctccggtcatgtgtcttgagcatccactgtcaagataccattgattgttttctttcactattaCTTGcaaaaaggattagatacagtttttaggtacccaagctaggttgggtcctttacggttagttactctatatactaaatcctttcgtacccaaacttgtctaatgatTGTATTTCTAAACCTTGGGTAGTTTTGTTTTggaggagttctaggtttagggaTTTCTCTAGGTCTTACATGACTATTCTCCTTGTGGTTAGGATTACTTTGTTTAGATTgacaaggagtttgtgaagtgctaggtttcttggtgtaatcaaaagtcatgtcatagaaccaacgaaagttattattcatttcttcgttaggttcatctataggggattcatcatcctcgactgttgtgtcaaccgttttaacaaaattggtattttttcgtatatcatgtacacgtttgacacaattgtcttggatgtgattcgtatgaccacagtaattgcaaatcagatattcaggaagatcagcatattttctttttctaaaatcataatccaaaggtgttgatttgcatttagagtgatctctacggctgtagcactcatgtcctaaccccatcttcatattattgtcagattgttcggttaggaagtttaggacttttgtgctaccttcccacttatcatggacttttCTTACGTGAAGAAGTAAGTCTTTTAGGTTCTTAATTTCTTctagacatttcgtgtgatctacgtcATTTTTGTTCTTATAATTGTCACTaaagtcttggaaccttttgttaagtATAAATACAACAGCTGAATGTTGTTTCGTAACATTAATCATCTCagtcttagattctttcaattgctttgtgagagaatcgatttctttcttttattctaaaattactgcttcatcagatgtgattttAGTTACTAAAATTTCCTTGGCTTTtttaagttctaaagttatagcttcactagctataactttagcttgaaggtgcttaatgttaagctttaggtctgaagttatagcttcattagctataactttggactctaattccttcttttgaGCATTAGAagtatctaatgttgtagctttattagctgtaactttagatttcaacttcttagccttTGCCTTAAAAATTtgattctcctcagcaatatcGAGAACTTGTTCCTTCAAATCCTTTAGTTCCAAatcctgttcatgacatttatcgaGGAATTGCTCAAAAAATTCAACTAGCGCATTTTTAGataatttcttaacacgttttttgaGTTCAATATAACtaacctcttcatcgtcatcttcatctgacTCTCCTAGAAAGCAATAATTTGAGTGAGAACTTGTGCTATCGTCGTCGCTGttggagattaggtcaagactgacgctacTGAGACAAAGGTTAGCAACTTCGTCATCTTTGGATCCTTTATCATCTTCTAagtcaagatctccccaacaTGAAGCCATCATTAGTTGTTTAaactccttctttgtcttctcacgttttgccttgtctttaattttctcccatattggacaatccttgatcatgcgatcagattctccacacttgaagcaacctctattagCAAATGATGATTTAGATTCTCTTGCTTTCTTGTTAAAAGACTTGTTGTTAATATAATAagattttgcttgcttgtttcgaaagattctGTTTTTAAAACGACGTGCTAGAAAATGTACATAAAAGTGATATGGTTTCAAGTATTGACATAGAAACTGAAAAAATGCCAACAACAAATACTCTGACACCTTATTCTTCAACTAAGTTTCTAAGATAAACAACTCAAAAAGTTATGCCTATAGATCAACAAATGATGATAACTATAAAACTAGATCATAATTGAAAAAAATTAATAAAGACGATTAGACATCACAAAAACCTATGAAATTATGAAAAAAAATTGAGAACGAAAATTATAAAATCACATGGCAGATCTAATTACATTAAGAAAACAAGGATATAAACATGGTAAATTTACAAAACCAGTAGAAAATCATATGAGAAACATAGGAATTACATATAAAATTAGTAAAAGTTTGAGGAGAAGACAAAGAATCgcaaataaaaaagaaatcaaCAATAAATTGATTGATTCGTACCTTAATGATAAAAAGGGAGAGAAACCAAAAAggtaattcataaaatgatagtGCAAACATGGAAATTAAGTGATTTGTAGAAATCTGAGAAGATGAATAGAAAAGAAAGGGGGAAGAGCTAAAAGCAGTAAAAAGAGAAATATGGCCATTACATAAAACAATGACGCGCGTCAGATATGGGACGTTAGATTATTTGATTTAACGGTGGAATGTAGTTCTCATGGTTGCTTCATGGGAAGatggtttcatagatcctaaatatatatatatatatatatatatatatatatatatatatatatatatatatatatatatatataaatgagatctaatgagtccaccctTTTTAATTGAGTCCATAAATCCTTTTTAGGACCCTTAAAAAGATGGGATGGAGGGCTAAGATTGAAAGAGAAAAAGAGAGGATTAAGACTAAAATAAAGGAATGGATACTAATTAATCCCTTTCCTCTctaccatcactaatcaaacactaattttcactataaaaaCATTCTTTTTCCACTCATttctctcctatcacacaaatatcaatcctctcctctctctaaaaaccaaataaataaaaaaactcaaaaaatattTCCCTTCTCTCTTCCTCACTCACCCACCTTACACCCACCCGACCACCATACACCTACCCCCGACACACCACAACCGACGCCACCGCAACCATGCACCCCACCACCACCAAGCACGCCCCTGACACACCACAACCACCGTCCTTCCTCCTGCCTTCCTCCGACCACAACCATAGCCACCCGCACGACCCACCAGCCACCTCACCTCCTCTTTTCTGACCACCACCCAACAGATCCACCTCACCACGGCCACCACCTCCCTCCTGTACGTCATGACCCCACATCCACAGCCACCAACTACCACCATCCCGccatcgcaaaaaaaaaaaaaaagagatctgAAACCCCGACACAATAAAGCCACTAAACCCACGACCTCAACCTGACAGCCTCCTCTCCTCCCCTGCCATCCCGACCTCAACCCACGACCTGAACCCGACGACGACCCACCACAATCCGACACTAGCACCACCACGCCTCACGCCACTCCCCTTGCACCTCGATTCTTTTACATTCTTGAAGTTTATTCTTTAGTGCTTTATGCTGAATAATCTTTTGAGTTCTCAATGGTTCTGCTGCTGTATGCTGAATAATCTTGTGTCACAGGTGGTGGTCATCAGAAAAGTAGAGTAGCATCTGCAAATATTACTTTTTAAGAAGCCACGCATTTTCGTTGTTGCTTGATGAGCCATCAAATCATCTTGTAAGTATACCTTTGTCGCTTTTGTGTTTCTAGTTTATATCTGAAAATCCAATCCTATATGGAGATCAATTAGTTTAAAGTTTAAACAAACATAAAATTTGATGCgcagaagaaataaatcaagcgTTCCAAATTTTCAATAAAAGACTATTTTctcttgttgattctttgaaTTTACAACTTTATATATCATGTAGATCGATGATTGTGGAATATGGTAGACGGTAGACGATGATAGCTAGGTGTTAAATGGTAGTAGAAGAGAGCCGGTATATGAGAGCCAAGAGACGGTGATGGTAGATAATGATAATTGTAGATAGTAAGTGCTAGAATTAATGGAGGTCATTGAATGTTAGATGGTAAATGGTAGAATTAATGATACTCCGTACTTGTTTTCAATATGTAAATCATACATGAAATGACCCAACTTGAATTGGCCATTTCTTTAAATGATTTAATTCAATCCGACGCAAAATGTGTAAAACATTGGGAACGACCAGTTCAAAACCCGTATAAGCTCATCAAACGACTTGATTCGTTATCCAGTACAACTATTTTGGCTTCTTTTATGTGGCTacagatgatgaattttatgAACAAAACTAAGAGCTACTCGTATAGGACTATCATGGACAGAGAAAAATAATATGGGAATTGTTCTATGTTCAGAAAATTTTCATTAAACAAGCATGATAAATTCTTGTTTTCTTCGGGAGGGCCGTCTTCCTTACACCTGAAGACAATCGACCAAATGAAATATTATAAAGGATTAGGTGTAAGGAGTATAGAAGGGACACAAGAATTTTTCAAGCAAGCGTACCGAGTAGGAAAAACGATTTTTGGTACGGAATTGATGGAAATTGTATGTGTCCTTATATTAAAAATTTTGCATAGCTTAGGTCCTTAACATAAGTTAAACTCCTACATCACTACTCTATTTTCTTCTGATAAATCTTGTTATCCTTTTAACGCTTAACTCACAAAAGTAGCTGAAATTTTTTGTAATCTCGTATATTAACGTATACTCCCTTCATCCCGGTTATTTGTTCTCCTATCTTATTTTGGGGGCGTCTAAGGGTGAGATTATCAGTCAGACCCGTTTAAGACTCTGTCACATCAGCTTTCCACtaatttttattatttctttattgttcagacTCATCTCAGACTCACCTTAGACTCTACTTTttcactccactttatttttttaacaaaaagaaaGGACACATGTTCACCCATTGGATAATTTTTCTTTAAGGTGGGGTCAAgactcacccaaagtcaaagtcttaagttgagtcttggatttctaagactcaacttaagactttgttaaGAGTTTGTAAAGACTAgggtagattattggtagtcttgagtgagtcttgtctcaagacttaccaaagtctttatctcaagactaccaataatcttaccctaagtcaattgttgtcttttctattttaaggatgaacttgatgagtaatttgatcattcacacacaATGTAGTAGTCCAATTGTTTTAGTAATTGGCCTCctctccttggtctttgtgccaaaactagAGGATGACAATTGACGGAGACAAAGGGACATGGGCGGATACAGGTAGTGTGCTAGTGGGCTAGTTGGGTTGAAGCCCAACTAGTTTCTGGGAAAAGAATATATACCTATTCTTCCACTTTTACACAGGCTATTCACTTGAGTCTAGTGGTTTTTGCTCATATGCAAATTTGTGTTGTGCGCCTTTGCCACCTTGCCAGGGTTCAATCCTTCAAATGACATTTTCTTTTATGCTTCATTATTTTTACCTTAATTTACACCAACTTTTCCAAATACCTTTATGGTATGTTTGGAAActtggaattggaattgaattcCGTAATTGACACATTTCACGTGTTTGGAAACACCTAGAATTTGGAATTGCTCATCAATTCCAACCTAGTTCAAATTTGGGTCTCTCAAATTACTACTCCTACCATATAGTAGTCATTTCAATTCCACGAATATTTACGTTTTTTTTGTGATGCAAATTTCATCGCAATATTTTTATTGCGATGAAAGAAAATTAATCTAAAGTTTCTAGCCTCCCCGAAATTCCCATAAGTACACCTCATGTGATGCCAAACAAGATATTATATTTAAAAAAGGTACACTTGCACTCAATTCATCTATAAACGTACATTTTCACCAAAACTGCATTCTTACTACCTCATTATTCGTCTATAGACTAAGCTGGTGACGCCCTATCATCAATTCATTATTCTGACTAACCTTTTTTTCCCATACAATTACTTTTATTTTGatttgctttgctttgctttaTGTAGTGTGTATGTTTAGGTAAGAATGCACTTTTGGTGAAAATGTACAAGTTTATAGATGAATTGAGTGCAAGTGTTCCTTTTTTAAATATACTATCTTGTTTGGCATCACATGAGGTGTGCTTATGAGAATTCGGGTAGGTTAGAAACTTTAGATTGATTTTCTTTCATACTAGTGTTTGAGGTTATTTAAGTTCATTTGAAGGACTATGTAAGGCTCATTAGATTACTAAAGGTATGAAGTGAAGTAAGTTAGCTGCCACTTCGTTGTTAGGAGTCTGACATGTCTATCTTTTGCTTGTATGACACTATTTTTGTTCTGATATCATGTATTCATGTAGACAACCTGTTGTGATTGAGCCTGCCAAAAAAGAAAATTCCAGAATGTAAAGCATCACAAGTTGTACACCGATATGTCAAAGAAGGGCAAAAATGTCGCTTATGCAGCCGATTTGTATGATGAAGATGATTGTCTTGTGGAATCTTACCAAGGAAGGTTGCATTTTCATGACGATGATTGCTCACTTGAAATGCAAGGCAATGTCACAAGTTGTCGCTGATGAAGTCCAAGATGTGAAGATGCTTTTAGTAGTGACTGATTGCAAGGGTGCATATGAACATTTCATTGGGGAGAAAGTCATACCTCGTTCAGACCGCGCTCGTTGGGGCAGGTATAACAAAAGGAAGACTCGTCTTGAAGAGTTGAAATCCAAATTTGAAGAGGTGGCCTTCGGGCGTGTGTTGAGGGACGACCCAACCATGGCAAGGGTTGATCATGCCGCCAATGTTCATCGTGAGTCCGGGGAGAAATAAATATCGATATTTATTTCTCCCCGGACTCGCGATGAACATTGGCGGCATGATCAACCCTTGCCATGGTGTCGCCTTCACACGCCGAAGGCCACCTCTTCAAATTTGATTTCAACTCTTCAAGACGCAGTCTTCCTTTGTTATACCCCAACGAGCTGCCTCAACGCAGGTATGACTTTCTCCCAATGAAATGTTCATATGCACCCTTGCAATCGATCACTACTAAAAAGCCTCTTCAAACGATTGTATGATGAAAATGATTGTTTTGTGAAATCTTACCAAGGAAGGTTGCATTTTCATGACAACAATGATTGCTCACTTGACTCGAGGGAGCCTTGCATTTCAAGTGAACAATCATCGTCATGAAAATGCAACCTTCCTTGGTAAGATTTCACAAAACAATCATTTTCATCATACAAATCGGCTGTGAAGAGGCTTCTAGTAGTGACTGATTGCAAGGGTGCATATGAACATTTCATTGGGGAGAAAGTCATACCTCGTTCAGACCGCGCTCGTTGGGGCAGGTATAACAAAAGGAAGACTCGTCTTGAAGAGTTGAAATCCAAATTTGAAGAGGTGGCCTTCGGGCGTGTGTTGAGGGATGACCCAACCATGGGAAGGGTTGATAATGCCGCCAGGGTTCATCGCGAGTCCGTGGAGAAATAAATATCTTTGATGTTTTTCTTCACTGAACTTGTTTCTATCTTTGATGTTTTTCTTTAGACTTGAGACTTATTTCGCAAGTGCGCAACTTCTATCTTTACTGTAAGTTTAAGTTTTCGACCTGATCATGATTGAGAGACACTTATGATTTTCTCTCTTGTTAAGTTTGTTAAATGTTCTCTTCTTTCAACATACATGCTAGTATTTCCGTTTGCGATCAGTTCAATGAAAAAGGAAACGACGACACAGGCACCTATTTTGGACTCAAACAGTCAAACATGAAAACGAATTTAGGCATTCAAGTGCAAATGCAAGGCTCATAGGAGCAATGAGTTGATAGGATTCAGAAGATGTTCAGATCAAATAAGAAACAGAGTTTTTGCTTTCCGTGGTCAAACACGACATTTCGGAAATTTGGTAAAAACAGTCCTCATAGAGAGTTAGAGACTGGTCTACTTGTAACTAAAAAAATTCTGTTAATCTACTGAAATCAGGAAACACCTTTTTGAAAGGTAAAGTATCCGCCATAAGCAAAAGCCTTTGAGGCAGTCGGATAATGTTGTATTCATTCTTCTATCAGTCGGATGTACTTGACCTGTTTCGATCATTCGCTATGCTGTTTTAATCAGTATTATTACAGTTAAATTTAATTTGCGCCGCCAAGACACTATAAACAAAACAGTTAGGCTTCACTGAAGATGTTTTTTCATCAAATCGCGGCAATTTAAGACTACATTGCATTACAAGAGGTTATATTCAAGACTCAAGCTCATCTAAAGCAAAGAAACCATCAACCCAGTCCATACCACAATTCCCTTGCGACGAAAAATCAATTAAACCATTTATTTCAAAGCCGCTAAGTCCATCAGTATCCTCACTTTCTACTGTCTCTTCTCTACTTTCTTCCATGGCACTTGATTTTACAACCTTATTACTCTCCTCCTCCATAATTGGTGCAGACGGAGCTCCTTTTTCTGTCTTTCTCCCTTGTTCCTCAACTCTTTTGCTCAAATGAGAATTCCAGTAATTTTTTATCTCGTTATCTGTTCTTCCTGGAAGTCTTCCCGCTATCAAAGACCACCTTAACATGTATGTAACCACAATACTCAAGTAAATTAAGTCGCATAGGAATGGCCATTTCTATTTATTAACTGAATAAGTTTCAAGTTTTTATCAAAGTATacatacatgatttaaatatttaGTATCAAATTCTTAAAATGTACTTAGAGAACAGATACAAATTTGTTACATTGCTTTAAGATTATTATGTATAATGAAAAAGAGATCATAACGTATTCATTTAATTGTACTGACCTTACGACTCATTAAAATGGAACCGGAAATTGGAAGACATGAAGAAAATAGATCGACAAAAAAGGTACCTATTACCAAGAAGCTTGTGAAGTCTAAGAATCAAGTCTTGTTCTTCACTAGAAATGTTACCCCTCTTAATATTTGGTCTAAGGTAATTCAACCATCTTAGCCTGCAACTCTTCCCGCATCTATTCAATCCTACAAAATAAtgagatatttatcatttttttcATCGACAAATTTGACATACTGAGATTCAATATAATCAAACAAGTAGAGGTATACCAGCTTTAGATGCCATAGTTTTCCACTTCTTAGCACCATGTTTTTCGACGTAGTCAGCTAACTTCTTATCTTCCTCGGCCGTCCACGCCCCCTTGATAGCCATTGATGACtccttgttgttattgttatgaAGAAGCTTATTACTTACTTTAGGTGCTCTTTTATTTGCAAGCTTTCACAATCTAGTTGTTAATGTCACGTAGTCATATGTAGAAAGGAAGAGAGGTAAAGTGAAAAGCATATAATAAAGTGGACAAATATATGAAATATGAGATCATCACATGTTGGGTGGTGTAATTAATTCATGGTGTTAGTTTAGAAAGTAGTTGGTGTATGTATTAGCAGCCAAACACACACCCCTCTCATGCACTCATCTACCCTTCTTCAATTGTTAGCATTTCTGGGCAGGGTGAAATTGGTCTATTATTTACCCAATACTTGCTAGAGAAGGAAAGGTAATGAATCCTTTTGATTGAGGTTAATACAAGTACACACTACATAACTATATAATCACCAAAAAGATCGTCTTGTAAACTTGACAAAAAAACTGGCATAACCAATTAGCTCGTCTCGACTACGTCTTTTATGGTCATAAACTTGTAGATCTTGACAAGTAATTAGAATTAACTTGCAATTTATACCCAATTCTATGCCTAAGTTAGATAATAAATGTATGAAAAAGGGTATCCAAAGCACAAAAAAATAATTTAAGAAAATAATCAAACGATAGTGCGACTAATACTGTATTTGACATGGAACATATCCCAACTCTTTTTTATTGCTTGGTGAGTACGGTTGCGtactcactttttttttttttttttttatgagaaCCTATCCATATTTGAACCTTAACCGGCTGACCCAACCATAACATATTGACCTAAACTCGTACTAAAAAGTAAAAATCACCTCATTTttaattagaaaaaaaatatgtatatatatatatagaggccggatccggtgaggcacctcattatggcgaggcggccggactcaccaaattccttcattagACTTAGAATGGACTGTTAGCGCGGAGTCCAAATTGGGCTGAAATTTTGGCCCAAATATTTTATAAATCTGAAAATTTGGCATCAATTATACTATTCTTCATGGATAAGCTATTCTTCATAGACAAGCTATATCATTCATGAAAttgcaaaaaacgtgattttattTGCGAAGATGACCACTTATAATTATAGCTTCTTAAtctcgaaatttttgaaatttaggGATTTTATTTGCGAAGATGTTTAACGGTATGATGGATCCTGAATTATTTAAGCTTGCACAAGAACAGATGAGTCGTATGTCTCCCGATGAATTAGCTAAgattcaacaacaggtttgatTCGAATATTCTCCAagtttttgttgattttgttgattaattttgcattgatttttattcttttgtgttgatttttgcttgtTTGATGATCGTTTTATTCGCGAGTTTAGAATCGTGATTCAAAGAGCGATGATTTGAAATGTGATCATCGTTGTTTGTGATTCGTGTTTGAGATTTGTTCTTGTACTTGTTAGTTTGATGTTCATTGTTACTATTAGTTTAATCATGATATTTATTTGTATAATTGAGGGAAACGACATTGAAATTTGTCGAATTTGGTGTCTTTGATGAACATGTTCATAAAGATATCTAACTTCAAAGACATTGCTTTCTATTGGCTTTGCTTTTCTGTTTTTCTCCGAAAATGCTAATTGTGTATCAAGAATCCTTCTCTTGACCGTGTAAAAGACATTGGCTGCATCAttcttttaattagtttaatatttTTCGTATGCCTTTAATTGACCAAGATTTCctttcctcatttcactaaacAACCTTTTCCCCTTTATCTTCTTTTGTGTAATAGCTCCAAAAAGACCAGTTGACAAGCCACTCGTTTCGGGGAGATACCAACAAGTGCATCGAATCCGATATCATTGTCACCCAAAGTCCTGGAGCCCTCTTCCTCCCAAGATACCCACCTACACCGTTGAAATCATCAATGCCTCGTGTCTCGGGTTGTGACATTTCTAACATACACATCCATTGGTGGCTGGTTTAGCTCGCTCGTCTCATTGACCCTCGCATCTTCAAGCGTATCAATTACAACGATTGCCTTGTCAATGGTGGCCACCCTCTCCCAAACGGGCAATCAATTTCATTCCAAAGATCTCGACACTCGGAGTTACCCATTTGGTTATTTCAGCCATGAGTTGCTTGTGAAGTCCTTAACACGTATGATTAGCGATTAATTTTGCATTTTGAGTTGTT contains:
- the LOC141658960 gene encoding transcription factor MYB114-like, with product MAIKGAWTAEEDKKLADYVEKHGAKKWKTMASKAGLNRCGKSCRLRWLNYLRPNIKRGNISSEEQDLILRLHKLLGNRWSLIAGRLPGRTDNEIKNYWNSHLSKRVEEQGRKTEKGAPSAPIMEEESNKVVKSSAMEESREETVESEDTDGLSGFEINGLIDFSSQGNCGMDWVDGFFALDELES